The following proteins are co-located in the Salvia hispanica cultivar TCC Black 2014 unplaced genomic scaffold, UniMelb_Shisp_WGS_1.0 HiC_scaffold_1243, whole genome shotgun sequence genome:
- the LOC125198141 gene encoding transcription factor GAMYB-like isoform X3 — protein MGHSSTAESEDGVLSADSPLSNDGDNFCGSSSGGTVMKKGPWTSAEDAILVEYVKRHGEGNWNAVQKHTGFARCGKSCRLRWANHLRPNLKKGAFTSEEERIIIELHAKMGNKWARMAAHLPGRTDNEIKNYWNTRIKRRQRAGLSLYPPDLCLQSLPENQQQHSSPRIYDGDKACDILQSNGYWAPNIMFDSLNNLRYAPAIPGIPGSVSMGNGFASPHSYGFIPQTIGVSGQAREPDEPMSDYGSGGVNEAPMFSRTQTDSCVNKSFQSFGLCYPYDTDHTKKLFSSDVNPDTPFMSDVTYSASEHFANAQKSELPSLQYQETGLGVWDPPPESFDSLVQSPLPGPLPSHCPSPGSSGLLEDLIYEAMALGRSENQSSALATPSNVSHGEVTDGSALRTCSTEFKGCIDRNSPSGNSMGSLLNSAPCEIRSV, from the exons ATGGGCCACAGCAGTACTGCTGAGAGTGAAGATGGCGTGCTCTCTGCTGATTCACCTCTGAGTAACGATGGCGATAATTTTTGTGGAAGCTCTAGTGGGGGCACTGTTATGAAGAAAGGTCCGTGGACATCGGCTGAGGATGCAATTTTGGTTGAGTACGTGAAAAGACATGGAGAAGGCAACTGGAATGCAGTTCAGAAGCATACAGGGTTTGCACGGTGTGGTAAAAGCTGCCGGTTGAGGTGGGCTAATCACTTGAGACCTAACCTGAAAAAAGGAGCATTTACATCAGAAGAAGAGCGGATTATAATCGAGCTTCATGCCAAAATGGGGAACAAATGGGCGCGAATGGCAGCACAC TTGCCAGGGAGGACAGACAATGAGATAAAGAACTATTGGAATACTCGAATAAAAAGGCGTCAACGGGCCGGTTTATCCCTTTATCCTCCTGATTTATGCCTACAATCGCTACCAGAGAATCAGCAACAACATAGTTCGCCCAGGATATATGATGGAGATAAAGCATGTGATATTTTGCAAAGTAATGGTTACTGGGCACCTAATATCATGTTTGATAGTTTAAACAATTTAAGATATGCACCAGCAATTCCAGGTATTCCTGGCAGCGTATCAATGGGTAACGGTTTTGCTTCTCCTCACTCTTATGGTTTTATCCCTCAAACAATAGGAGTCTCTGGACAGGCTCGAGAACCAGATGAGCCTATGTCAGACTATGGAAGTGGTGGTGTTAATGAGGCACCTATGTTTAGCAGGACTCAAACTGATAGTTGTGTCAACAAATCATTTCAGTCCTTTGGTCTATGCTACCCTTATGACACTGACCACACCAAGAAACTGTTTTCGTCTGATGTCAATCCAGACACTCCTTTTATGTCAGATGTCACTTACTCTGCTTCAGAGCACTTTGCAAATGCTCAGAAGTCGGAGCTCCCTTCACTCCAATATCAAGAGACTGGACTAGGTGTCTGGGATCCTCCACCTGAATCATTCGATTCTTTGGTCCAGTCTCCTCTACCAGGCCCACTCCCATCGCATTGTCCTTCGCCAGGGAGCAGTGGCCTTTTAgaagatttaatttatgaagCTATGGCTCTGGGAAGGTCGGAGAATCAATCTTCTGCCTTGGCCACTCCATCTAACGTCAGCCATGGAGAAGTAACAGATGGTTCTGCCCTTAGAACATGCTCCACAGAGTTCAAAGGCTGTATTGATCGCAATTCTCCATCAGGTAACTCAATGGGGTCCCTTTTAAACAG TGCACCATGTGAAATCAGAAGTGTTTGA
- the LOC125198141 gene encoding transcription factor MYB33-like isoform X2 gives MGHSSTAESEDGVLSADSPLSNDGDNFCGSSSGGTVMKKGPWTSAEDAILVEYVKRHGEGNWNAVQKHTGFARCGKSCRLRWANHLRPNLKKGAFTSEEERIIIELHAKMGNKWARMAAHLPGRTDNEIKNYWNTRIKRRQRAGLSLYPPDLCLQSLPENQQQHSSPRIYDGDKACDILQSNGYWAPNIMFDSLNNLRYAPAIPGIPGSVSMGNGFASPHSYGFIPQTIGVSGQAREPDEPMSDYGSGGVNEAPMFSRTQTDSCVNKSFQSFGLCYPYDTDHTKKLFSSDVNPDTPFMSDVTYSASEHFANAQKSELPSLQYQETGLGVWDPPPESFDSLVQSPLPGPLPSHCPSPGSSGLLEDLIYEAMALGRSENQSSALATPSNVSHGEVTDGSALRTCSTEFKGCIDRNSPSVHHVKSEVFDPSWIVGAESKVDYMRPDAILGSCWVEQSGLASKQRGSTTDSTVPLLGDTSASASTWGFTSCSWNIMPAVCQISDIP, from the exons ATGGGCCACAGCAGTACTGCTGAGAGTGAAGATGGCGTGCTCTCTGCTGATTCACCTCTGAGTAACGATGGCGATAATTTTTGTGGAAGCTCTAGTGGGGGCACTGTTATGAAGAAAGGTCCGTGGACATCGGCTGAGGATGCAATTTTGGTTGAGTACGTGAAAAGACATGGAGAAGGCAACTGGAATGCAGTTCAGAAGCATACAGGGTTTGCACGGTGTGGTAAAAGCTGCCGGTTGAGGTGGGCTAATCACTTGAGACCTAACCTGAAAAAAGGAGCATTTACATCAGAAGAAGAGCGGATTATAATCGAGCTTCATGCCAAAATGGGGAACAAATGGGCGCGAATGGCAGCACAC TTGCCAGGGAGGACAGACAATGAGATAAAGAACTATTGGAATACTCGAATAAAAAGGCGTCAACGGGCCGGTTTATCCCTTTATCCTCCTGATTTATGCCTACAATCGCTACCAGAGAATCAGCAACAACATAGTTCGCCCAGGATATATGATGGAGATAAAGCATGTGATATTTTGCAAAGTAATGGTTACTGGGCACCTAATATCATGTTTGATAGTTTAAACAATTTAAGATATGCACCAGCAATTCCAGGTATTCCTGGCAGCGTATCAATGGGTAACGGTTTTGCTTCTCCTCACTCTTATGGTTTTATCCCTCAAACAATAGGAGTCTCTGGACAGGCTCGAGAACCAGATGAGCCTATGTCAGACTATGGAAGTGGTGGTGTTAATGAGGCACCTATGTTTAGCAGGACTCAAACTGATAGTTGTGTCAACAAATCATTTCAGTCCTTTGGTCTATGCTACCCTTATGACACTGACCACACCAAGAAACTGTTTTCGTCTGATGTCAATCCAGACACTCCTTTTATGTCAGATGTCACTTACTCTGCTTCAGAGCACTTTGCAAATGCTCAGAAGTCGGAGCTCCCTTCACTCCAATATCAAGAGACTGGACTAGGTGTCTGGGATCCTCCACCTGAATCATTCGATTCTTTGGTCCAGTCTCCTCTACCAGGCCCACTCCCATCGCATTGTCCTTCGCCAGGGAGCAGTGGCCTTTTAgaagatttaatttatgaagCTATGGCTCTGGGAAGGTCGGAGAATCAATCTTCTGCCTTGGCCACTCCATCTAACGTCAGCCATGGAGAAGTAACAGATGGTTCTGCCCTTAGAACATGCTCCACAGAGTTCAAAGGCTGTATTGATCGCAATTCTCCATCAG TGCACCATGTGAAATCAGAAGTGTTTGATCCAAGTTGGATAGTGGGTGCTGAAAGCAAAGTGGACTATATGAGACCAGATGCTATACTAGGATCATGCTGGGTCGAGCAGAGTGGTCTGGCTTCGAAGCAAAGGGGCTCGACAACTGATTCTACCGTGCCTCTTCTGGGCGACACATCTGCTTCTGCTTCAACCTGGGGCTTTACTTCGTGCTCGTGGAATATCATGCCAGCAGTCTGCCAAATCTCAGACATTCCATGA
- the LOC125198141 gene encoding transcription factor MYB33-like isoform X1, with translation MGHSSTAESEDGVLSADSPLSNDGDNFCGSSSGGTVMKKGPWTSAEDAILVEYVKRHGEGNWNAVQKHTGFARCGKSCRLRWANHLRPNLKKGAFTSEEERIIIELHAKMGNKWARMAAHLPGRTDNEIKNYWNTRIKRRQRAGLSLYPPDLCLQSLPENQQQHSSPRIYDGDKACDILQSNGYWAPNIMFDSLNNLRYAPAIPGIPGSVSMGNGFASPHSYGFIPQTIGVSGQAREPDEPMSDYGSGGVNEAPMFSRTQTDSCVNKSFQSFGLCYPYDTDHTKKLFSSDVNPDTPFMSDVTYSASEHFANAQKSELPSLQYQETGLGVWDPPPESFDSLVQSPLPGPLPSHCPSPGSSGLLEDLIYEAMALGRSENQSSALATPSNVSHGEVTDGSALRTCSTEFKGCIDRNSPSGNSMGSLLNRYTPTTERSLEDDVTMHHVKSEVFDPSWIVGAESKVDYMRPDAILGSCWVEQSGLASKQRGSTTDSTVPLLGDTSASASTWGFTSCSWNIMPAVCQISDIP, from the exons ATGGGCCACAGCAGTACTGCTGAGAGTGAAGATGGCGTGCTCTCTGCTGATTCACCTCTGAGTAACGATGGCGATAATTTTTGTGGAAGCTCTAGTGGGGGCACTGTTATGAAGAAAGGTCCGTGGACATCGGCTGAGGATGCAATTTTGGTTGAGTACGTGAAAAGACATGGAGAAGGCAACTGGAATGCAGTTCAGAAGCATACAGGGTTTGCACGGTGTGGTAAAAGCTGCCGGTTGAGGTGGGCTAATCACTTGAGACCTAACCTGAAAAAAGGAGCATTTACATCAGAAGAAGAGCGGATTATAATCGAGCTTCATGCCAAAATGGGGAACAAATGGGCGCGAATGGCAGCACAC TTGCCAGGGAGGACAGACAATGAGATAAAGAACTATTGGAATACTCGAATAAAAAGGCGTCAACGGGCCGGTTTATCCCTTTATCCTCCTGATTTATGCCTACAATCGCTACCAGAGAATCAGCAACAACATAGTTCGCCCAGGATATATGATGGAGATAAAGCATGTGATATTTTGCAAAGTAATGGTTACTGGGCACCTAATATCATGTTTGATAGTTTAAACAATTTAAGATATGCACCAGCAATTCCAGGTATTCCTGGCAGCGTATCAATGGGTAACGGTTTTGCTTCTCCTCACTCTTATGGTTTTATCCCTCAAACAATAGGAGTCTCTGGACAGGCTCGAGAACCAGATGAGCCTATGTCAGACTATGGAAGTGGTGGTGTTAATGAGGCACCTATGTTTAGCAGGACTCAAACTGATAGTTGTGTCAACAAATCATTTCAGTCCTTTGGTCTATGCTACCCTTATGACACTGACCACACCAAGAAACTGTTTTCGTCTGATGTCAATCCAGACACTCCTTTTATGTCAGATGTCACTTACTCTGCTTCAGAGCACTTTGCAAATGCTCAGAAGTCGGAGCTCCCTTCACTCCAATATCAAGAGACTGGACTAGGTGTCTGGGATCCTCCACCTGAATCATTCGATTCTTTGGTCCAGTCTCCTCTACCAGGCCCACTCCCATCGCATTGTCCTTCGCCAGGGAGCAGTGGCCTTTTAgaagatttaatttatgaagCTATGGCTCTGGGAAGGTCGGAGAATCAATCTTCTGCCTTGGCCACTCCATCTAACGTCAGCCATGGAGAAGTAACAGATGGTTCTGCCCTTAGAACATGCTCCACAGAGTTCAAAGGCTGTATTGATCGCAATTCTCCATCAGGTAACTCAATGGGGTCCCTTTTAAACAGGTACACTCCTACCACTGAAAGATCATTGGAAGACGATGTGACTA TGCACCATGTGAAATCAGAAGTGTTTGATCCAAGTTGGATAGTGGGTGCTGAAAGCAAAGTGGACTATATGAGACCAGATGCTATACTAGGATCATGCTGGGTCGAGCAGAGTGGTCTGGCTTCGAAGCAAAGGGGCTCGACAACTGATTCTACCGTGCCTCTTCTGGGCGACACATCTGCTTCTGCTTCAACCTGGGGCTTTACTTCGTGCTCGTGGAATATCATGCCAGCAGTCTGCCAAATCTCAGACATTCCATGA